A genomic segment from Streptomyces sp. NBC_01233 encodes:
- the adhE gene encoding bifunctional acetaldehyde-CoA/alcohol dehydrogenase, translating into MTQATNAPRTTPDGAPSDTRIAVNLLVDNASKALADFESLTQEQVDHIVAKASVAALDQHTALARLAVEETGRGVFEDKAAKNMFACEHVTHSMSRARTVGVIGRDDIEGIIQIAEPVGVLCAVTPVTNPTSTTIFKALLALKTRNPVVFAFHPSAQVCSTAAARIVRDAAVAAGAPEHCVQWIEAPSIEATSLLMRHPGVALILATGGNAMVKAAYSAGKPAVGVGAGNVPAYVHHSADLRRAVNDLVLSKSFDNGMICASEQAVILDTDVYDEALAEFRRLHAYVATAEEKRKLETYLFPPDPAGRQGRVNPAAVGQSPDRIAEQAGFTVPADTSLILAEASHVGPDEPLTREKLCPVLTVLRAASTEEGFDLAADMVDFHGQGHSAVIHTGDPALAERYGRRMKTVRIIVNSPSSQGAIGGIYNRLVPSLTLGCGSWGSTSVSDNVSAAQLLNIKRVTTRQNNMQWFKVPPKIYFEPQAIRYLAAMPEVHRVTVVTDATMTRLGYVERVSRVLQQRQQPVTIQVIDDVEPEPSIDSVQRGAALMREFRPDTIIALGGGSPMDAAKVMWLLYEQPDVDFADMRQKFSDIRKRAFRFPVLGKQARLVCVPTTSGTGAEVTPFAVISDPATGKKYPLADYALTPSVAIVDPVLTADLPASLAADSGFDALTHATEAYVSVYANDFTDGLALHAIRLIFDHLEAAVTGRAARRALAREKMHNAGTIAGMAFGNAFLGIVHAMSHTLGATFHIAHGRTNAILLPHVIRYNGTVPAKLTGWPKYESYRAPERFQDIARALGLPASTPAEGVASYAAAVERLRDAVGIEPSFRALGLDEAAFIGALPQQALNAYEDQCAPANPRMPMLDDMEDIMRTAYYAGPRPLPSF; encoded by the coding sequence ATGACTCAGGCGACCAACGCCCCCCGCACCACCCCCGACGGCGCCCCGTCGGACACGCGCATCGCCGTGAACCTCCTGGTCGACAACGCCTCCAAGGCGCTCGCCGACTTCGAGTCCCTCACGCAGGAGCAGGTCGACCACATCGTCGCCAAGGCGTCGGTGGCCGCCCTGGATCAGCACACCGCCCTGGCGCGCTTGGCGGTGGAGGAGACCGGGCGGGGTGTTTTCGAGGACAAGGCGGCGAAGAACATGTTCGCCTGCGAGCACGTCACCCACAGCATGTCCCGGGCGAGGACGGTCGGCGTCATCGGCCGCGACGACATCGAGGGCATCATCCAGATCGCCGAACCCGTCGGCGTGCTCTGCGCGGTCACGCCCGTCACCAACCCGACGTCCACCACCATCTTCAAGGCGCTGCTGGCGCTGAAGACACGCAACCCCGTCGTGTTCGCCTTCCACCCCTCCGCGCAGGTGTGCAGCACCGCGGCCGCGCGCATCGTGCGGGACGCCGCCGTCGCCGCCGGAGCGCCCGAGCACTGCGTGCAGTGGATCGAGGCTCCCTCCATCGAGGCCACCAGCCTCCTCATGCGCCACCCAGGCGTCGCGCTGATCCTGGCGACCGGCGGCAACGCCATGGTCAAGGCCGCCTACTCGGCCGGCAAGCCCGCCGTCGGCGTCGGCGCCGGCAACGTGCCCGCCTACGTGCACCACAGCGCGGACCTGCGCCGGGCGGTCAACGACCTCGTCCTGTCCAAGTCCTTCGACAACGGCATGATCTGCGCGTCCGAGCAGGCGGTCATTCTGGACACCGACGTGTACGACGAGGCGCTCGCCGAGTTCCGGCGCCTGCACGCGTACGTCGCGACGGCCGAGGAGAAGCGGAAGCTGGAGACCTATCTGTTCCCGCCGGACCCGGCCGGTCGACAGGGCCGCGTCAACCCGGCCGCCGTCGGGCAGAGCCCCGACCGGATCGCCGAGCAGGCCGGGTTCACCGTCCCCGCGGACACATCGCTCATCCTGGCCGAGGCGAGCCACGTCGGGCCCGACGAGCCGCTGACGCGGGAGAAGCTCTGCCCGGTCCTCACCGTACTGCGGGCCGCGTCCACCGAGGAGGGCTTCGACCTCGCGGCCGACATGGTCGACTTCCACGGGCAGGGACACAGCGCGGTGATCCACACCGGTGACCCGGCCCTGGCCGAGCGCTACGGCCGGCGTATGAAGACCGTACGGATCATCGTCAACTCGCCGTCCTCGCAGGGAGCGATCGGCGGCATCTACAACCGTCTGGTTCCGTCCCTGACCCTGGGCTGCGGTTCCTGGGGCAGCACCTCGGTCTCGGACAACGTCTCGGCCGCCCAGCTGCTCAACATCAAGCGCGTCACCACCCGGCAGAACAACATGCAGTGGTTCAAGGTGCCGCCGAAGATCTACTTCGAGCCCCAGGCCATCCGCTACCTCGCCGCGATGCCCGAGGTCCACCGCGTCACCGTGGTCACCGACGCCACCATGACCCGGCTCGGTTACGTGGAGCGCGTCAGCCGCGTCCTGCAACAGCGGCAGCAGCCCGTGACCATCCAGGTCATCGACGACGTCGAACCGGAGCCGAGCATCGACTCCGTGCAGCGCGGCGCCGCCCTCATGCGCGAGTTCCGGCCGGACACCATCATCGCCCTGGGCGGCGGATCCCCCATGGACGCGGCGAAGGTGATGTGGCTGCTGTACGAACAGCCGGACGTCGACTTCGCCGACATGCGGCAGAAGTTCTCCGACATCCGCAAGCGCGCCTTCCGCTTCCCCGTGCTCGGCAAGCAGGCCCGCCTGGTCTGCGTCCCCACCACCTCGGGCACCGGCGCCGAGGTCACCCCCTTCGCGGTGATCTCCGACCCGGCGACCGGCAAGAAGTACCCGCTGGCCGACTACGCCCTGACCCCCAGCGTCGCGATCGTCGATCCCGTCCTGACCGCCGACCTGCCCGCGTCGCTCGCCGCCGACAGTGGCTTCGACGCCCTCACCCACGCCACCGAGGCGTACGTCTCCGTCTACGCCAACGACTTCACCGACGGTCTGGCGCTGCACGCCATCAGGCTGATCTTCGACCACCTGGAGGCGGCGGTCACCGGCCGGGCGGCACGGCGGGCCCTGGCACGGGAGAAGATGCACAACGCGGGCACCATCGCCGGCATGGCCTTCGGCAACGCCTTCCTCGGCATCGTCCACGCGATGTCCCACACCCTGGGTGCCACCTTCCACATCGCCCACGGGCGGACCAACGCGATCCTCCTGCCGCATGTGATCCGCTACAACGGGACCGTTCCCGCCAAGTTGACGGGCTGGCCCAAGTACGAGAGCTACCGGGCGCCCGAGCGCTTCCAGGACATCGCCCGTGCCCTCGGGCTCCCGGCATCCACCCCCGCCGAGGGCGTGGCCTCGTACGCCGCCGCGGTGGAACGCCTGCGGGACGCCGTGGGCATCGAACCGTCCTTCCGCGCCCTGGGCCTCGACGAGGCCGCCTTCATCGGCGCGCTGCCGCAGCAGGCACTGAACGCCTATGAGGATCAGTGCGCCCCGGCCAACCCGCGCATGCCGATGCTGGACGACATGGAGGACATCATGCGCACGGCCTACTACGCCGGGCCCCGGCCACTTCCCTCCTTCTGA
- a CDS encoding CBS domain-containing protein produces the protein MSTVVGKRTVGEVMTSEVVQARPDTSFEELARVFTAHRISGLPVVDDDDKVMGVVSRTDLTRHRAGRGQDGPGRRRMAWTLRRPADTHPVGGPALAAGELMTSPAVTVHPEQRVVDAARIMERRHIDRLPVVDEEDRLVGITTRRDLLRVFLRTDEEILADVAGAVSGRAPAAHRIDGLRIDVRDGMVTMVGAPEPALDTTALIRAAWRVDGVVGVVNRLTADRESDHGQ, from the coding sequence ATGAGCACCGTGGTCGGAAAGCGGACGGTGGGCGAAGTCATGACCAGCGAAGTGGTCCAGGCACGCCCGGACACCTCCTTCGAAGAACTGGCCCGCGTGTTCACCGCCCACCGGATCAGCGGCCTGCCGGTGGTGGACGACGACGACAAGGTCATGGGAGTGGTCTCCCGGACAGACCTCACCAGGCACCGGGCAGGTCGCGGCCAGGACGGACCGGGTCGGCGCCGGATGGCGTGGACACTGCGACGGCCGGCCGACACCCACCCCGTCGGGGGACCCGCACTGGCGGCGGGCGAGCTGATGACCAGCCCGGCTGTCACCGTGCATCCCGAACAGCGCGTCGTCGACGCCGCGCGCATCATGGAACGCCGCCACATCGACCGGTTGCCGGTGGTGGACGAGGAGGACCGCCTCGTCGGCATCACGACACGACGTGATCTGCTGCGCGTCTTCCTGAGGACGGACGAGGAGATCCTCGCGGACGTCGCCGGCGCCGTCTCCGGCCGGGCACCGGCCGCCCACCGCATCGACGGGCTCCGCATCGACGTCCGCGACGGGATGGTCACCATGGTGGGCGCGCCCGAACCGGCCCTCGATACGACGGCGTTGATCAGAGCCGCATGGCGCGTGGACGGCGTGGTGGGTGTGGTGAACCGGCTGACGGCCGACCGCGAGAGCGACCACGGCCAATAG
- the gap gene encoding type I glyceraldehyde-3-phosphate dehydrogenase produces MTVRIGINGFGRIGRNYLRCVMERAEASSGTPIEVVAVNDLASPAALAHLLTYDSTYGRLHRTVDHDGESITVDGHRIAVTSRRDPADLRWDALGVDVVIEATGRFRTKEEAGRHLTAGARKVLLSVPGKGVDATIVMGVNESAYDPRVDHVISNASCTTNCVAPMVKVLNERFGIVKGLMTTIHGYTNDQVVLDGPHKDLRRGRTAAVNIIPTSTGAARAVGLVLPELAGTLDGIAVRVPVEDGSLTDLSLVLAQQVSTQDVNDAFREAAEGPLKGVLRVSDAPIVSRDIVGDPASCIVDAPLTQAHGDLVKVFGWYDNEWGYTNRLVDLTQYVATLLDAR; encoded by the coding sequence ATGACCGTACGCATCGGAATCAACGGCTTCGGACGCATCGGCCGGAACTACCTGCGCTGCGTCATGGAACGCGCGGAGGCGAGCAGCGGCACCCCCATCGAGGTGGTGGCCGTCAACGACCTCGCCTCCCCGGCTGCGCTGGCCCATCTGCTCACCTACGACTCCACCTACGGCCGGCTTCACCGCACCGTTGATCACGACGGCGAATCCATCACGGTGGACGGTCACCGCATCGCGGTCACGTCCCGGCGCGACCCCGCCGACCTCCGGTGGGACGCGCTCGGCGTGGACGTCGTCATCGAGGCCACCGGCCGCTTCCGCACCAAGGAGGAAGCCGGTCGGCACCTGACGGCAGGAGCACGCAAGGTGCTGCTGTCCGTCCCCGGCAAGGGCGTCGACGCCACGATCGTCATGGGCGTCAACGAGTCCGCGTACGACCCGCGCGTCGACCACGTGATCTCCAACGCGTCCTGCACCACCAACTGCGTGGCCCCCATGGTGAAGGTCCTCAACGAGCGCTTCGGCATCGTCAAGGGACTGATGACCACCATCCACGGCTACACCAACGACCAGGTCGTGCTCGACGGCCCGCACAAGGACCTGCGCCGCGGCCGCACGGCCGCGGTGAACATCATCCCGACCAGCACCGGCGCCGCCCGCGCCGTCGGCCTGGTACTCCCCGAACTCGCGGGAACCCTGGACGGCATCGCCGTGCGCGTGCCGGTCGAGGACGGCTCGCTGACCGACCTCAGCCTGGTGCTGGCACAGCAGGTGTCCACACAGGACGTCAACGACGCTTTCCGGGAGGCTGCCGAGGGACCGCTGAAGGGCGTCCTGAGGGTGAGCGACGCCCCGATCGTCTCGCGCGACATCGTCGGCGACCCCGCCTCGTGCATCGTGGACGCCCCGCTGACGCAGGCCCACGGGGACCTGGTCAAGGTCTTCGGCTGGTACGACAACGAGTGGGGCTACACCAACCGTCTCGTCGACCTGACCCAGTACGTCGCCACGCTGCTCGACGCCCGGTGA